The sequence ATGCGCGGGAACAGCGTTCAGCGCCCGGATGGCGTCGCGCAGCCGATAGGCGCGGTCGCGCTCGCCGGCAAGCTCAAGTTCCAGCCCGGACAGGTCCATCGTCGAGGGGGCGATGTGCAGCCGGGGAACGGCGGTCTCCAGGATGCCCTCGCGCAAGCTGGCCTCGCCGGTGAGGACGTCATAGGTCGAGACGCGGCGGCTGCGGCGGTCGATGCCGAGGCCGGTCGACGCATTGCCCTGCGGGTCGAGGTCGATGATCAGCACCGTCTCGCCGATGGCGGCCAGCGCGGTGCCGAGATTGATCGCCGTCGTGGTCTTGCCGACGCCGCCCTTCTGGTTGGCGAGCGCCAGGACGCGGGGCACCGGCCGCGGCGCGTTCGGTACGAGCGAAGCCTCATCCGTCATGGTTCGACCCTGCTGGGTTGGGCATCGTGCCCGATGATGTCGGTCTCAGCGGCACTGCCGCCCGGACGATGAGGACATGGCCGCTCTTGTCGGTCCGGCTGCCCTCAATCTCGACGTTGATTTTCCAAGATTTAGAGGCTTCGGTCAATTCGTTATCAACATCTTGTCCCTTGAGGAACAGTCCCGTCGCCCCCTGCGCAAGGAAGGGGGCGGCAAGGTCGAGCAGTCTCGGCAACGGTGCAAGGGCACGCGCCGAAACAATCTCCACTCCCGGCGCGATCTTTCCGGCGACCTGCTCGATCCGCACCGGCAGCACCGTGGCGGGTAGTTCGGCGATGCGGACCGCCTCGCGCAGAAAGGCCGCCTTGCGGCTGTCGCTCTCCACCAGCGTCACGTCGGCGCCCGGCCGCTCTGCCAGCGCCGCAGCCACGACGAGGCCCGGAAAGCCCCCGCCCGAGCCGAGGTCGACCCAGCGTGTCGCCGCCCCGGCCAGCGGCACGAGTTGAAGGGAATCCGCGACATGGCGGGTCCAGACGGCGGGCAGCGTCGCCGGCGCCACCAGATTGATGGTGCGCTGCCATTTCTGCAGCAGCGCCACGATGGCGTCGAGCCGCTCCGCCGTTTCACGTGAAACAGGGGCGAGCTCCAGCGCGCGGGCGCGGTCGGACGAATCGGCGTGGGTCATGCTGGATTATAGCGCGCTACGGCTCACGGCGCCCGTCGCGCATGTGCCGCCAGCAGCGCCAGCGCCGCCGGGGTCATGCCGTCGATGCGGCTGGCCTGGCCAATGGTACGGGGCCGAATCGATTCCAGCTTCGCCTTGATCTCGTTGGAAATGCCGGCGAGCCCGCGATAGTCCACCTCCGGCAGCGGCGCCGCCTCGTCGCGGCGGAAGGAAGCGATGTCGGCATCCTGCCGGTGCAGGTAGACGGCATATTTCGCGTCGATCTCCACCTGCTCGCCGATGCGCGGATCCTCGCCCGACACCTCCGGCCAGATCCGGCAGATGTCGGCCCAGCCCACATGCGGATAGGACAGCAGATCGAAGGCCGAGCGGCGCTGACCGTCGCGGTTCAGGGTCAGCCCGTGCGCGTCGCCCTCGCCCGGCGTGAGCGAGACCGAACGGCTCCACGCCCG comes from Ancylobacter sp. TS-1 and encodes:
- the rsmG gene encoding 16S rRNA (guanine(527)-N(7))-methyltransferase RsmG, which codes for MTHADSSDRARALELAPVSRETAERLDAIVALLQKWQRTINLVAPATLPAVWTRHVADSLQLVPLAGAATRWVDLGSGGGFPGLVVAAALAERPGADVTLVESDSRKAAFLREAVRIAELPATVLPVRIEQVAGKIAPGVEIVSARALAPLPRLLDLAAPFLAQGATGLFLKGQDVDNELTEASKSWKINVEIEGSRTDKSGHVLIVRAAVPLRPTSSGTMPNPAGSNHDG